The Couchioplanes caeruleus nucleotide sequence CGAGCGATTCCCCGTACCAGTTGTTGATCGCGTGTCGGTGCCACGGATTCAGGTCTGGATCTTCCGGGTAGTCCAGCTTTCGCAAACCTAGCCATACCGGGCTAGGAAGATTCGACTGATCGACGGCGACCGTGTAGAAATGCAACCCATCTCGATAGCCGTGCTCGAACTGGAGAAAGCGCTCCGGAGCTGTCACGTCACCAGGATGCCGGACCCCTGCGGTCAAGCCGGCGGCAGGTCGCGGTCGCAGGCGTGGCTCGTGGCGGGAACGCTTGCCGTCGGGACTCATCGCAGCCGACATCCGGATCTGCCGCTGATACGGCGTGATCAGCAGCGCTGGCAGGGCAGAGCTGGCCTCGCGCTTGGAGGGCGGAAGGTTGGTACGGGCGCAGGCAGCGGAAACTCCCGGTGGACGCCGCCCGATCGCCCGTCTTTGCAGCACCGGGATTACAGCCAACCACAGCTTAAAGCCGCGAAGCGGGGAAGCCATCGGACGAACGGACCGCATCAGGCGATTCGAGAGGCTGCCCTTATATTCCGCCGACCGCGCGCGAGTCGACGGATCCTCGTCACGCTAGGTCGTGTGCTGGACAGAAGCTCCTGGCTTGCGGAGGATGGCAGTTCGGGTATCCCTAGAGGTGTCTAGCCGGAGATCTAAGTGGGTGTTTGAGAGGGCGGTTATCCGGGCGCGCTGAGTGTCCGGCGGGCTTGTCGGGTGGCAGGTCGGCCACGGTCGAGGCGGCGGACCATGGTGTTGATCGCGGCCCATCGGATGAGCGCTTCGGACACTGCGGGGTCGCGTTCGTAGTCGCGGGCCAGGCGGCGGTGCGCGGTAAGCCAAGCAAGGCTGCGTTCGACGACCCACCGCTTCGGGTGCACGACGAAACCTTGCTGGTCCGCTGGTTTGCGGACGATCTCGACGGTGATCTTCAGGGTCTCGGCAGCCCAGTCGACCAGCTTGCCGGCGAAGCCCTGATCGGCGAACACGTACCGGATCGGCGAGGCCGTGTAGGTGCTGAGCAGGGTCGTCTTCGCGCCGTCGCGGTCCTGCCACGACGCTGACATCACGCAGACCACGACCAGCAGACCGAGGGTGTCGGTGACGATGAACCGCTTACGGCCGTTGACCTTCTTACCCGCGTCGTAGCCGCGGGAGTCCCTGCCGACGGTGTCGGCGGCCTTGACCGACTGCGAGTCCATGACCCCGGCCGACGGCTCGGGCTCACGGCCCTCGGCGAGGCGCAGCTGTTCACGGAGTTCTTCCAGGATCCGTTCGGTGACCTGGCGTTGCTCCCACTGCTGAAACTGCCAGTACACGGTCTGCCAGGGCGGGAAATCAACCGGTAGTTGCCGCCACGAGCAGCCGCTGCGGACCACGTACAGAATCGCGTCCACGATCGCCCGCCGCGGATGCTTCGGGATCCGACCTGGCTCCTTGATCAAGGGGAGCATCGGCTCCACGATCTCCCACTGCGCATCGGTCAAGTCCGACGGGTACCGCCGCTCACGCTTCACCGCGACAGCATCAGGCCACCCCGGCCGCCGTCAGGGACACGCCGTGCGACACCACTCTCAAACACACACTAAGTGAGTGTTTGAGAAGTTCTCATGTAGACGGTGTGGCGGCGTGATCATGATGGCTGGCTCGGGCAGGGTGTCGCGGTGTCATCGCGCCGTGGGTACCCGTCCGACCTGACCGACGCCCAGTGGGACCTCGTCAAAGGCCTCCTTCCTGAGCCCAGCGGCGACGGACGGCCCGAGAAACATCCACGCCGCGAGATCGTCAACGCGATCCTCTACCTGGTGCGGTCGGGCTGTCCGTGGCGGTATCTGCCAGCGGACCTGCCGCCTTGGCAGACGGTGTACTGGTATTTCGTCCGGTGGGAGGAGGCCGGGGTGACGGAGAGCCTGCTGACCGTGTTGCGGGTCAAGGCCCGGGTGGCGCAGGGCCGCGCTGCGGAGCCCTCGGCCGGGGTGCTGGACTCGCAGAGCGTCAAGGGCGCCGACACCGTCGGACGCGACTCGCGTGGCTACGACGCCGGCAAGAAGATCAACGGCAGGAAACGGTTCATCGTCACCGACACCGCCGGGCTGCTGATCACCGCCTGCGTCCTGGCCGCCTCGTGGCAGGACCGCGACGGCGGCAAGACCGCCCTGCTCGGTCTCTATCTGACCAGCCCGGTCCGGCACGTCTTCGCCGATTCCGGGTTCGCCGGCCGGTTCGTCGACTGGGCCGCCGACCGGCTGCGAACCACCGTGGAGATCGTGCGAAAACCCGCTGACCAGCGCGGCTTCGCGGTGCAACCGCGCCGCTGGGTCGTCGAACGAACTCTGGCCTGGCTCACCGCCCACCGCCGCCTGGCCCGTGACTACGAACGCGACCCCGCCGTCTCCGAAGCCCTCATCCGCTGGGCAGCCATCAACGGCATGCTCCGCCGGATCACCCGCGGACACCCATCACGACGCCAATCCCGCCGCGCCCTGACCCGCATCTGACCCCATCTCAAACACTCACTTAGCGCGGCACCGGTCCGCGTCCTGCAAGACGGCAAATGGGTTCCGACAGATTTGACGTTGCAAAAGCAGCCGGATGGATCCGTGGCGCCTCGGGTTCACCCGGACGGTCTGACGATCTCGGGCCAAGCGCTCGCCGGCACTCACGAGCTTGCAACGCTGGGTTCCGGGGATGAATCTGTCGCGATGAGCTATACCGGGAACCTGCCGGATCCACTTCTGGATGGTGATAAAGCTATCTACCCCGAGGTCAAGACTGGGATTGACCTGGTCGTTCAGGCGACAGTCACCGGGGTCGAGAGCTTCTTTATCGTTAAGAACCGTAAGGCGGCCGCCCAAGTCGGCGAGCTAACCGTTCCTATCACCGGTGTGGATGTCGCCTCTCATCGGTTGACCAACGACGGGCGACTAACCCTGCTGGACGAGGATCGCAATGTCCTCGCTAGCACCCCGGCTCCGCTGATGTGGGATTCACGTACTGACCCGGATACTGGAGATCCGCTCGCCGTCCGGACGATGGGTATATCCGCGACGGCGGTTGCCGCCCGGGACACGTCGATAGACGCCGAAGCGGTGGATGGTGCTGGTGTCAAACTCACGATTGAGCCCGATGCAGCTTTCCTGAAGGATCCTCGTACCGTTTATCCCGTCACGATTGACCCGACGGTCCACCTTGGCGCTCCAGTCTTCGACACGTGGGTGCGTGACGGCGTCACAGAGGACCTCTCGACTCGTACGTATCTCGAGATCGGACTTCGCGACGGCAAGGTGTCACGCGCGTTCGTCAACTTCGACACTGCGGCGTTTAAGGGCAAGAAGATTACCGACGCGACCGTCGTGTTGGGCAATTATCTTTCCGCTAGCTGTAACATCTATTATCAGGTCGGTACGGTCACTGCACCAAGCACCGCAAGTCGGTGGACCAGTCAGCCCACCTGGCGCTTCACCGACGGCCAGTCCAACGAGTCGTGGGGCGGCCCGACGGGTTGCAGCACAGTGCAGCCGTCCTCCGTTAAGGCCACTTCATTCTTCCAGCGCGCCTCGGACGAAGGGCGCGATGTTGCCTATCTCGGCGTTCGCGCCGTCAACGAAGCTTCTTCGAGCTCGCAGAAGCGCTTCTACTCCATGGAGTACAACGGCGGAGCGCAGGCACCCGGCGCGGTCGTTACATACGCGTACCAAAGCCCCATCCTCACCGCGCGCGCTACCGAATCCAGCAGCCAATGCCTGACCGGCACCTCCCGTCCGGTACTCAACACACTCACCCCGGAGTTGTCGGCAACCTTCACAGACGTCGATTCCACCGCGACCGACGCCACCTTCGAATATCAGACCGTTTCGGGGACGCCGGTTGGGACCAGCACCGTTGCAGCCACCGCGACTGGGACCCGTGCGGCCGTAACGGTCGAACAAGACCTCTTCACATCGGAGCAGTCGTACCGCTGGCGAGTCATGGCCACTGACAGCACGGGCATGAGTTCAGGCTGGTCCGCCTGGTGCGAGTTCACCATCCGGGCGAATTTCGCAAGCCCGACCGTGGAATCGGGACCTGTTGAAACGTACACCGAACCGACCGATCCTTCACCCATGCCGGTGGAAGGCGAAGACGAGGTGGGCGTCGACGAGACGGAAACGGAAGATTGGACGCCGGCTACTAGCGATGCGCTCCAAGACACCCCGAGCGCGTTGAGCTTCGACGCATCACCGACTGCCACGGTTGCAAGCGCCGACTGCGACGCCGGATCTGGCGCATCCGTCGACACCAGCTTCTCATGCACACACGTCTCCAAGGAGACGCCTACGGATTCTATCGATGTCTCCGACGTCGTCAGCCAGCAGGCATCGGCGGCCGGCACCTCAGTTACGACACCGGTCGGCAAGCTGGGTAACACTCCGCTGCCGGACTACTGCAAAACCGGCGTAGGTCAGTGGAAAGTCACGCGCACCTCGGCGTGCTGGTTCCAACATGTGGAGACGTGGCTCTGGACGGTGACAAAAAACGGAATGCGCCTCGACGGCAAGATCTTCTATGACGCGTACCGCTACACCCGCATGAGCCAGAAGGGTGGCACCGTCGACTACCACGTCTATCTGCGGGTTACCGGATTCGAGGGCCTCGCCACGGGAGTCCGCGCCGCCAACGTTGGTATGTGGTGCAACCAGACCTGCGCGAAGGTGGAGGTGCAGAAGAGCTCCCCGAGTCTTGATCGAATTGGCAAATGGGTGCAGTTCAGCGGAACCTTCCGTCCGCCGGTCTCCGCCGGTACGCGAGCCGCGAGGTACGCGACGATGGAGTATTACGTCGGGCGCACGAAGGACCAGAAGAAGGGGTGGTGGCACCCCAGCTCGAACTGGATCCGCTGCGACCGGGACACGAAGACCGTTACCGCCTCGCTCGGCTGTGTCGTACCGAACTACATTCCAACGCTCAAATATAGTAAGAGCGGTCCGTACCCTGAGCTGGCACGGCACATTGGGCGCGCGCAGGACAGCGGCCTGCCCGGCGAACCTGGCGCAGGCGTCCTCGATGGGGAACCAGGTACATCCAACGCCCTTAATCGCGTGTATAGCCCCACCTTCATGAGGAAGAACAGGGCGAAGGCTTGCTCGAGCGACATCAAGATATACAAAACGGCTGGGAATTCGTGCGACGAGTACCCGTTCGCATCGACCTGGCAAGGTGCTTACACACAACAATCGGGCACCACGGTCGCGGTCCTGCCCAGAACTCAGGCGGACTGCGGGCTTCCACCGGAGACGCGATTCGGGTCCTACGGCTACAGTCGCTGCTACATCGATGAGAACCAGAACAGCAACGGAGGCGGCATGCTCGGCAAGTTCTACTCGGCGTCTGAAAGCCGCATCCTCAACGGTGACAAGTTCTTCGTAAAAATCGTCGCCTGATCTGGTCCATAGAACAATTCGCTGTGGGGCCTCCGCCTTAATGGAGGCCCCACAGCTTCTCGGGACTTTCTCAATTTCGTTTAAGGCGCTGAGGAGGGCAAGATCGCACGAAGGTCGTCGAACAGTTGCGGATAGCTGGGTCCCCGCGTACCCGCAGCCAGTACGACGGCGTCTACCGCACTCGCTAATGCATCCGCAGCACCCGTAACAAGCATCGCCTCAATGGCGTAGTCCTGCTGCACGATATCGTCTCCGCCGTACGGCACACGGGCAACTGTCGTCTGCGGAACCGCGCCGCTCAGCAGCTGGTGGGCGCTGCGACGACTGGCAAATGACGAAGGCAGGGGCCCACCTCGTTGCAGAGCCTCCACAGCTGGACCGGCTACAGGCGCCGTTGCAAGACCGGCGACGCGAAGGGCATCCAAGGCGGCGCGTCGTGCTATCAGACGGAGCGTGTCATCGCTTTGGCCCGATAATGCGAGTGCGAGATTCCGGTCCAGCAGCATGAGACTTTGCACATAGCCACCCACTCTTGCCAGACGCTCCGTGGGGAGAGGTGCACTCCACTCAGTCGTGGGTTCGTGGCTCTCGGGCCCGGTCAGCGAATTTTCCGCACCGAGGTTAAGCCCCTGCCGGACAGTCTCGTGCCGACGCGCCGCTGTCTGGCTGCCGACCTTGACGACACGGTCGCCAGCGAAGGCGGATGGCCAGAAGTCGAGCTTGTACGAATCGACGGGAGGCCCATCCACAAGGCTGTCCAATTCACGCGCCTGGTCCAAGCCACGGGCACCGTACCGCACTCTGTAGCCCTCTGCCGTCAGATCCAAGGGGTACTGCGCGCCGTCCCATGTCTGAAGGAAGACCTGGCTCGCCGCAGCAAAGGAAGTCTCCACGACGTCCTCCCACTGAGGCTCCAGGTCGGGGGCGTCGTCGTGGCGCTCGACTCGCAACTGGACCGGGCCGGTATGCAAACCAGTCGTCAGAAACAGGGAATCTGTCGTCGCGCCTCCACAGAGGCCATTTCCGGCGCCCCGGAAAGCGTCCTGCATCGCGACGGAATCCCGCGTCACCTGAAGCACGTAAAACTGCGAATAGGCGACGTCCAGAACATCATCGAACAGCACGTAGCTTGACATTTCCGCCCACTCCACCAGTAAGGCTAATCATTAATCTGTAGAGACGTCCTGCGCTGGCGCTCCGGAGGCCGGCGGCAATTCCGTCCAGCCCTCGCAGTAGCTATAGGCTTGCAGATCGTATCCGCCGGCGGGTTTCGGTTGTGAACAGTCGACGACACCTCTGGTCGCCGCCGTCCAGGACGTCAGCTTTCCCGTTATAACCGGATTGCAGTCAGTCCTGAACACTCCCGACACCTGGTCAGCGCCTGAATAGACCACTATACGCACTCCAGGGTTATTGGAAAAGCTGATGTCCGTCTGAACATCAGAAAGAGGAACATTCTGGATATCCATTTTAAGTCGCCGAGCCAAGGATTGAACGACGACATGAACAGCGTCCGCCGTCAACGCCGCGTCGTCCACCCTTGGGCCCACGTCGATTTTTGCAACGTGAGTCACATTGGCACCATCGACCGTGAATGCGCTCGCGATCACGGGCTGCTGAGAAATCTCCGACCAAGCGATCGCTGCCCTGTTCAAGTCGCAGGCGGCCTCGACCGGTGTTGGATGCGTACTCTTCGCCTCTGTTTCTGCCCCCGGGTCTTGCCGGCTGCAACCAACGGTCGTTAGCAAGGTCGCGGGCAGGATCACCATCAAGCCAGCGGCGCCTCGCACAGATGTCCGCATGCCTCGCTCGCGTTTCAACCCAAGGCCTTGCATGGGTACAGTATTAGCCACGAGGCAGCTGGCTCGCGCCGAAATGAAGCGAGTGCAACCGGAACCGCGACAGCTGCGGCCCGTCGTAGAGGACTCGGCGAATGCGGCCGTCCGCGTGGAACAAGCCCTCGAGGCACGGTATCCGGCCTGAGCGCACCATGGCTCCGAAACCCGTCACCCGAATCTTCTCAAAGCGGCGCAGCGGCCGGCTGCATCGCACAGTGCCCTCAGCTCACCATCGCATCGTTTTCATCGGAACGCGTATCAGCATGACGTCAAGATTAAGTTCACTGATCTGCCGCGATCCGGGCGGCAGCCAACGTCCACCGACTACTGATTGTGACGGACCGACATCCGCCGCTGAGGCAGCCGGCGCCACAACGTCTCCAGCGTGGACGGGCCTGGAACACCGAGGTAAACATGTCGGCCGGCGGAGTGGTGAGCGGTCAGGGTTCCAATCCAGGAGCCACCTCCGACAGGAGATTCATCATTGTGCGCAACTCCTGATGGCAGTTGTGCTTGACGGCCCGCACTGTGTCGAGGGCGATTCCCGCGGGAACGTCTACCCAGAACTCCTGCGTTAGCCGGCACGATTCGGGGCCTGTCGGCTCGATACTCAGGACGCTGTAGGCGGGGAAGGTGGTGGTCAGGCTGCGGGTCACGGCGCGCCGGCCGGGCTCCAGCTCGACGACCTCGTGGACCCGGGCATGTCGGCCGTTGCCGGTGCCGAAGACGGCCACCTGGATCTCGCCGAGGCCCTGCGGGCTGCCCGGCAGCGTGACGCCCAATTCGGCCTGGTTGAGCTTCGTCGAGGACGCCGGGTCTGACAGGAACGACCACATCGTGGCGGCCGCTTGCGGGAGCTCCACGGAGCCGGTCTCTCTGACGCGGCTGGCCCTCGTTGTTGTCCGCGTGATCTTCAGGAACGCCAGCATGAGCAGCATGATGTCAGATCCGGCCCGGTGCAGGCGGCCTCCCGCCCGGAGTGTGTGATCGATATAGCGGGTTGCGTAGATGATTCATGTTCCCCTATCTTCGCCTCCAAGATCGCAACCTACGGGGGCTGTGGTGGCTGATCGCCTGACAGGCGTTGTTCTAGATCAATCTGCGCGACGTTGGGCGTCGCTCGTACTTCTGCTTGCGATGGCCGGTGTGGCCGGTGCAGCGGTACCGGCGGCAGCCGGTACGCCGCCCCGGGGCACCACCGTTGTTCAGCCGTTACAGGCCTCTGCCGCCTTGCAGCTGGCTGCGCAGGCCGACGCTCCGGTGGAGGTCGTCGGCCTGCGCGACGAGTATTCGCAGACGTGCGCGAACCCGGACGGGTCCTTCACCCTGCAGCAGTCGGCTGCGCCACAACGCGTGCGCGCTGCCGACGGGTCGTGGGTCGAGCCGGATGCGACGCTGGTTCGACGCTCGGACGGCTCGGTTGGTCCGCGGGCGGCTGTGGTTGATCTCTCGTTCGCTGCGGGCCCGGATGGGCTGCCCGGCAGCGGATCGGCGCGGCTGCGCCTGGCGCGCGACGGCGAGAGCTTTACTCTCGGGTGGCCGTCGCTGCCGGCGCTGCGGCGGCCGGGGCCGCAGTTGTTTGGCGAAACTGCCCTGTACCGGGACGTCCTGCCGGGGGTGGATCTGCGATTGACCGCATCCATCGAGGGCTACGGAAAGCGGGTATCAGGGTCCAAGCGATCGCCAATACGGCAACGGACGCCGGCTCGCCCGCTGCAGCAAGGAACTCGCGGATAATGGCCCATTCTGCGTTGAGGGTCTCGGCGATAATCCGCGAGATGGGGGTTGAAGCGGTGTAGTGGGTTCCAGGTGCGAGTCGACGGATCGCCTCGATTTCGGGTTAGCACGCCGCTCGTTGTCGCGAATAGGCACCGCAGCGTCGCTGGAACACACCTAAGACGCTCGAGAGAACTCGTTCGAGAGAACTTGGGCGACGAAACCGCAGGTAGGATGGTTGTGATGGTGTCGGTGGGAGGTGATTGGTAGCGACACCTTTACTCGGCCGAGTATACTTTTCAGCGACCTGGTAAAACGTTGGTTAGCACGTCGCTGGGCCTACCACTTGCTGGGGGTCAAGGGGTCGCAGGTTCGAATCCTGTCAGTCCGACCGAAGGTTTTCGTAGGTCAGAAAGCTGGTCTAGATCTTGGATCAGCCTTCTTCGCGTTCCTGAGGACCACAAGAGTCAAGTGGCGCCGGTCCTAGCGCACCTTGACCGCTGGTCCAGAAACCCGCAGCAAGCAAGTGTTACTGCCGACTTGGTCATTCTGTGTATCAAGGCGCCGCTGGCGCGGCGCGACCGTGCCCGCTCGCGCCCGGCCTGCTGGTGGCCTCCGGCTGGCATCGGGCGGCGCGGCGGGCCGCACCATGGCATTCCATCCTCGCTCCTGGAGCTGGGCTTCGGCCGGCGGCAGTCCTGCGGACCCAGGAAAGCACGAGCGACAACTCGGTCGGCCTTCCGCTCTCGCCTCATGTTCCAGCATCGGTACCAGGCGTCAAGGACGCTCCGCGTCGCTTCGCGATGGCCTGGGACCACCCTTGCCCCCTGGCATCGGTGCTGGTGGAGGACTCTTGAGGGGGGCCGGCAGAAGAAGCGTTGGCACTGCAACTACCAATCCGGCCGTTCTTGGCGGTGATGAACAGGCCGTCCCAGGGGTCGTGCAGATCGCCGCCCTGCTGTAGGGGTTCGGCGCTGCGGCGTAGCTGGCCCGCGCGGGCGTGGACGCGACGATGCTGGCGGCTGCACGCCCCGGGAGTCGCGTTAAAGAAGCTTTAAGGAACGCTTGCTCAGCGTCATGAACTGCTGCCACATCATCGCTCGTATATCTCGGCACGGGCAGTACCGAGACGAAGAGGAGCCGTGCATGTATCGACGCGGAGTCAGCAGCCGGACGCGCAAGCTGGTGATTGGAGGTGCGGCCGCAGTGCTGCTCGGCTCGGCGCTCGCGGTCGGCACGGGGATGAGCCAGGCCGCCGAACAGGGCAACGCCGGAGCCAGCTCCGGTGACATCAACGCTTCGGTACCGGCGCTGGGTTTCAGCCCGGGCGATCCGAACGCGACGGCAGACCGTGTGGGCCCTACCGGGGTGAAAGTTCCCGGTCGCTGCCCGCCCACTCAAGCCCAGGTGAACGCGCAGGTAGCGGTCAAGAATGCGAGCCTTCCGAGTGGGACGGACCTTGAAAGCCGCATCCAACGTTTCGAGAAAACGTTGTCGGCGATTCAAGACCTGAAATGCCCCGCATCTTCCACGACTTTGCTGGGCCGCTTGAATTCCTTGACCGCGCTGCGCGGAAACGCGAACCGCGATAACACCCTGCGTGGTTTGGGTTTGAACGAAACGCCAGCGGATAAAGCCGCCGCCACAGCACCCGGTGACGCGGCCGCGAGTGGAGCGACGGGGAGCGCCGGAGCCGGCTCCGGTGACATCAACGCTTTGGTACCGGCGCTGGGTTTCAGCCCGGGCGATCCGAACGCGACGGCAGACCGTGTGGGCCCTACCGGGGTGAAAGTTCCCGGTCGCTGCCCGCCCACTCAAGCCCAGGTGAACGCGCAGGTAGCGGTCAAGAATGCGAGCCTTCCGAGTGGGACGGACCTTGAAAGCCGCATCCAACGTTTCGAGAAAACGTTGTCGGCGATTCAAGACCTGAAATGCCCCGCATCTTCCACGACTTTGCTGGGCCGCTTGAATTCCTTGACCGCGCTGCGCGGAAACGCGAACCGCGACAACATCCTGCGTGGTTTGGGTTTGAACGAAACGCCAGCCGGATAAGACGCGGGGAATGCGGCGCCGCAGAACGCGCCAGCGAAACAAGCGGCTCGCAGAGCGCCGCCACGGACAACGGCAACCTGATCCTTCGCCGATCCTGATCCACCGCACGGAACCGCCTCGCCGGAGGCCCTTGCACCACGGGGGTCTCCGGCGCGTCCGTGTGTGGGCCATGCGCGCGGTGATCCTCGGCTGCTTCGGCACGCTGACCGACCCCGGCGCTGAGGAGTGTCGCGACGCCGAGCAACTCGCCGGTGCGCGCGAGGGGCTGTCTGCCGGCCACGGTTCTGGGAGGCGCGGGCCCGGGAGCTTCGGCGAGCGCACCATCGGGGTCCACGGCGGGACGGAGAGCACGCTGAGGGCGGTGGCGCTCTCCTGCGGAGCGAACCCGTCATCCGCCCAGCTCCCCGTCGCGCTCGCGCATCACCGGAGCGGTCATGCCCGCCTCCGCCAGCCGCGGCACCACGCGCTCGGCGTCCTGGCGGAACTCCGGCGGCGGGGGCTCCGGATCGGCCTGCTGAGCGACTGCGGCGCCGAGCTGGCGGAGCGCTGCTCCGCCTAACTCGGAAGGCACCGCCGTAGCCGCGTTGCAATGACGGCACTTCCGGGCCGTATCGGCTACCTGGCGTGAGGGCCGGAAGCCGGTGCCGGTTTCTGGGACGCCTGGGCGTGTGCGCTCAGCTCCGCCAACGAGAGCGGGTGTGCCGGCGGCCGATCGAGCGCGATGGTGCTGGTGATGTGCTGATCGGCGGCGACGTGCAGGAGTTCGCCGGGGTCCAGCCCTCGCCAGCCGGGATCCTCGTCCATGCGCTCGGAGGCCACGACGATTGCCGGCGTCGCGGTGAGCTCCGCCGAGCGGACCCGGACCGTTCCTGCGGCGCTCGCGTGTTCCAGATGCCGTGTGCCGGTTGGCCCGCCGGCGGCGCGGCGCAGCACGAACAGCTGGTGGGTCTCCGGATAGCGAAGCGCCCACAGGTCGGTGGCGGTGGTCAGCACGAGGTTGACGGCGTAGACGGGTAGGTTCGCCGCGACCCAGCGGACCGCTCGGATGATCGCTTCGCCGATGTCTCCGGTCTGGTCGGCGT carries:
- a CDS encoding IS5 family transposase; translation: MKRERRYPSDLTDAQWEIVEPMLPLIKEPGRIPKHPRRAIVDAILYVVRSGCSWRQLPVDFPPWQTVYWQFQQWEQRQVTERILEELREQLRLAEGREPEPSAGVMDSQSVKAADTVGRDSRGYDAGKKVNGRKRFIVTDTLGLLVVVCVMSASWQDRDGAKTTLLSTYTASPIRYVFADQGFAGKLVDWAAETLKITVEIVRKPADQQGFVVHPKRWVVERSLAWLTAHRRLARDYERDPAVSEALIRWAAINTMVRRLDRGRPATRQARRTLSAPG
- a CDS encoding IS5 family transposase, whose amino-acid sequence is MSSRRGYPSDLTDAQWDLVKGLLPEPSGDGRPEKHPRREIVNAILYLVRSGCPWRYLPADLPPWQTVYWYFVRWEEAGVTESLLTVLRVKARVAQGRAAEPSAGVLDSQSVKGADTVGRDSRGYDAGKKINGRKRFIVTDTAGLLITACVLAASWQDRDGGKTALLGLYLTSPVRHVFADSGFAGRFVDWAADRLRTTVEIVRKPADQRGFAVQPRRWVVERTLAWLTAHRRLARDYERDPAVSEALIRWAAINGMLRRITRGHPSRRQSRRALTRI
- a CDS encoding NucA/NucB deoxyribonuclease domain-containing protein, which translates into the protein MAPRVHPDGLTISGQALAGTHELATLGSGDESVAMSYTGNLPDPLLDGDKAIYPEVKTGIDLVVQATVTGVESFFIVKNRKAAAQVGELTVPITGVDVASHRLTNDGRLTLLDEDRNVLASTPAPLMWDSRTDPDTGDPLAVRTMGISATAVAARDTSIDAEAVDGAGVKLTIEPDAAFLKDPRTVYPVTIDPTVHLGAPVFDTWVRDGVTEDLSTRTYLEIGLRDGKVSRAFVNFDTAAFKGKKITDATVVLGNYLSASCNIYYQVGTVTAPSTASRWTSQPTWRFTDGQSNESWGGPTGCSTVQPSSVKATSFFQRASDEGRDVAYLGVRAVNEASSSSQKRFYSMEYNGGAQAPGAVVTYAYQSPILTARATESSSQCLTGTSRPVLNTLTPELSATFTDVDSTATDATFEYQTVSGTPVGTSTVAATATGTRAAVTVEQDLFTSEQSYRWRVMATDSTGMSSGWSAWCEFTIRANFASPTVESGPVETYTEPTDPSPMPVEGEDEVGVDETETEDWTPATSDALQDTPSALSFDASPTATVASADCDAGSGASVDTSFSCTHVSKETPTDSIDVSDVVSQQASAAGTSVTTPVGKLGNTPLPDYCKTGVGQWKVTRTSACWFQHVETWLWTVTKNGMRLDGKIFYDAYRYTRMSQKGGTVDYHVYLRVTGFEGLATGVRAANVGMWCNQTCAKVEVQKSSPSLDRIGKWVQFSGTFRPPVSAGTRAARYATMEYYVGRTKDQKKGWWHPSSNWIRCDRDTKTVTASLGCVVPNYIPTLKYSKSGPYPELARHIGRAQDSGLPGEPGAGVLDGEPGTSNALNRVYSPTFMRKNRAKACSSDIKIYKTAGNSCDEYPFASTWQGAYTQQSGTTVAVLPRTQADCGLPPETRFGSYGYSRCYIDENQNSNGGGMLGKFYSASESRILNGDKFFVKIVA
- a CDS encoding SRPBCC family protein; translated protein: MLAFLKITRTTTRASRVRETGSVELPQAAATMWSFLSDPASSTKLNQAELGVTLPGSPQGLGEIQVAVFGTGNGRHARVHEVVELEPGRRAVTRSLTTTFPAYSVLSIEPTGPESCRLTQEFWVDVPAGIALDTVRAVKHNCHQELRTMMNLLSEVAPGLEP
- a CDS encoding class II glutamine amidotransferase, with protein sequence MCRLFGMSAAPHRVRATFWLLDASDSLAVQSRREPDGVGLGTFDADGSPEVHKAPIAAYHDAAFAREARELRAATFIAHIRYASTGGLTPDNTHPFCQHDRLLAHNGVIGGLAKLEDHLGTAMNLVHGDTDSERLFALITSYADQTGDIGEAIIRAVRWVAANLPVYAVNLVLTTATDLWALRYPETHQLFVLRRAAGGPTGTRHLEHASAAGTVRVRSAELTATPAIVVASERMDEDPGWRGLDPGELLHVAADQHITSTIALDRPPAHPLSLAELSAHAQASQKPAPASGPHAR